TGTTGAGTTGAAAGCCTAACCGATGTTTGGGCGGATTTCCTTTAGTACCGCCTGCGCCCTGGCCTGGTTAGTAAACGCAAAGGGCCTGAAAATACTGAGGCTACACTTTCAAGCATGAGGTAAAGAGAGAGTGTAAAGATTAATTTGTGTAAACCCTATCTGAAAATCCCCATCACTGCTACAGCAAGTCCAAAGTTGATCCAAGTCTGTGGCCCAACATCTGATGCATCATTCATTTTGAAAGGCATATTGCTTCTGTCAGTATTTGTGTCTTGGATCTTTTGCTCTGTAAGATGGtaatttttcactgttttggtgTAGTTTTTCTCTTTGGAAACACACTCGTAGGTGCCGTAGTTCTCTTGTGTCATGGCAGGGATGAGGTGCAGGCAGTTAGACTGCATTTGTAGGCAAGGGCTGCTCTGGCCTCCATGCTCCCAGGTGTAGACAGCATGGTAAGAATCTATGGGACAGGACAGATAGAAAGGGACACCCAGGGGGACGGAGTGACCGGTCATCTGATCCACAGGTAAAACTGTCTCCCGTTTGACCCGGTGTACTTCCTTTTGTTctaaaaaacataaacagataAAATAGAGATGTGATCAAAATGTTTTGAGCTCTTAGTACATGTGCTTTATGAATACCAGTCTCAGCATTACTTACCTTTAACTAATGTATTGCACACACTTATTTCCCCATCCATGACATCCTGAATGCCTCCACTGtgaacaaaaacataacagatgcatttttttgtgAGAGATGATTGACTTTGACATTGGCCTGCCGACCTTTTTAATTTtggaaaaagctttttttttctggtccTGCATCAACATGTATTCTTATCTTTGGCAGAAAGGCGACACCAAAGTGTGTAACAGAAGCACCGATCTACCAGAGGATAGCTTGTTAGTGTCACGTTATGCCTCGCCGAGGCCTGAGAAGTGCACTCATGTATGAAGGTGCAGTATCATCAGGGGCCGATAATAAAGGGCGTGAAGGACAAAAGTAGGACTTTCACATGGTTTGACTCCCTGTGCAGCCGATAGTCAGTGTTAATGATCTTAAGGAAGTGGTTACTTTAAGCCAACCAATGATCTTGTCCTAAACCTAGACCTACAGTCACCTGAAAAGCTTTAAaagcatatttattattgctaacttaaCGTTTTCATGCCATGGCGAGGCAAACCATGACGCTGACAAGGTGAACCAGCGGATCTATAACAAGCTTTGGTGTGATACTGAGTTCCAGAAGGACAAGCAGAGAGCAGCTATTTCATATTGTTGACTCTAATACGTTGTAACATGAAAAGGCTTTGTACAGAATATCAAAAGTCTACTTAAGAGCAACACTCTGCCGTCCACACTTACGGGACAGTCGGGGTGCATCCATGCTCAGTCCAGGCACAGTACGGGTCCTGGGCCAGAACACAATCTGCACAGGTGTTGTAGTACTGCTGACACCTCTGGAGGTCCACGGTAAAAATTTTCTCTGAAAAACCCACCACTAACTTTTTctgagcagagggagacagaagcacaattattttgaaagtctaattGGACGTCACTAACGGGATCTactatatttattatttatacttGACTGCttgttgaaaaatgacaatgCACAATGTCTAACATTCAGATGGCATTATGAATGATCAGCACCTTTTTGGAGTCGAGTTTCAGTGACTGTATGGTCGAACGGCTGGAGAGTTGTGTTTCAGAGATGATGAAAGGTTTGGACCCAGCCTCTAACACTTTATGGATCTTGCCAGAATCTGTGGAAACAGCACACAAAGGACaatttatttgttgttattttgggaGTGACACTGTGTACATATTTTTAGCCCATTGTTCCTTGAGATTATAGACAATGCATGATTACAAGCCAGAGCAACAGGGAAACACGAAATAAAGTAGCGAAGACTATCAATATGTTGaagaatgtcttttttttttttttttttttggcagtcAAAACATACCTGTGGATAGAAGCAGGATGTTATACATGTGCTGGTCTGCTGCCTGGACTTGATCCACAACTATCTTGGTGTAGTTGTTGCTGCTTACATAAAATGGGGCTTTATAATGCATGGAGTGGACCCAGTCAGTCATTTCTGGGTGTTCCTTCACTATATTGACAGTGGTCAGTGGCAGGCTTCTGCTGTTttttacacactgaaaaacacatggACACATGTTTTTATATTCCAAAGTGGTCTGTGTACTGTAGGAAATGGGAATATCAGCTAAATGTTTATAGGATTCCTCAGCGATACAAAACAGGCATCCAAAGTATGAAAACAAGtcagacacaaacatttcatcacGCTATAAGCTGAATAGATGGAAGGAAGGTGGTGGTTTTCTATACAAGACAGCCGCAGAGACCATGTCCTTTGTGGAAAAGTTATCACTACTGAATGGGCCAGTAAACTGTTTACTACAACAAGAGGAAATTCTGCAAACAATGTTTGTGGGGCCTTTTTA
This sequence is a window from Chaetodon trifascialis isolate fChaTrf1 chromosome 10, fChaTrf1.hap1, whole genome shotgun sequence. Protein-coding genes within it:
- the sema7a gene encoding semaphorin-7A isoform X2; amino-acid sequence: MTNGVFEYQVSQNHTVLFYHEDSEEMYVGGTDFVLKLDAGDYHIIEKFPLNTTGRRQCKEGPCDNVITVIEKFQDSLFVCGTNGQKPQCWKLFSSVSNRSHEIVESYEGTGISPFTYTHNYFSLTVEGDLYSAAPLDADGSSLQFRRKAGSRTNVWMYDSWVSEPTFISASWVKQEKDPDDEKIYIFFREKNSDHNPEADPWISRVARVCKVDEGGSKRFFQNMWTSFLKARLVCGFPEESLYFNRLQDIYVMHAKDWRDTRVYALFTSSWNSTAVCVYSVGMIEDIFESSTFKGYNKDIPNPRPGLCVKNSRSLPLTTVNIVKEHPEMTDWVHSMHYKAPFYVSSNNYTKIVVDQVQAADQHMYNILLLSTDSGKIHKVLEAGSKPFIISETQLSSRSTIQSLKLDSKKKKLVVGFSEKIFTVDLQRCQQYYNTCADCVLAQDPYCAWTEHGCTPTVPGGIQDVMDGEISVCNTLVKEQKEVHRVKRETVLPVDQMTGHSVPLGVPFYLSCPIDSYHAVYTWEHGGQSSPCLQMQSNCLHLIPAMTQENYGTYECVSKEKNYTKTVKNYHLTEQKIQDTNTDRSNMPFKMNDASDVGPQTWINFGLAVAVMGIFR